A window of Polaribacter litorisediminis contains these coding sequences:
- a CDS encoding M1 family metallopeptidase — translation MKNYLYFPLFAFFVILVSCHKKSNSKIKLEKGISFELAKYRKQQITEVTYNLDFKIPKEKQDPIASRLQVNFTLNDLKNDVLLDFNEATSNLKSIKINTNVSEIKHQKEHIILDKTKLNVGKNTVEIVFDAGETSLNRNNEFLYTLLVPDRASTLFPCFDQPDIKAKYNLKITAPANWKVLAGGFEKSTKEEGDFTEHTFATSDVMSTYLFSFVAGVFKEETKNPGAFDMRFLYRENNKEKIKESVSEVFKIHQNALEFLEAYTQVKFPFQKMDFAAIPPFQYGGMEHVGAIQYRQSSLFLDKNATQNRKLGRAKLIAHETSHMWFGDLVTMKWFNDVWMKEVFANFMADKIINPVFPEVNHTLSFMMTHYPSAYSEDRTKGTNAIRQYLGNLKDAGSIYGRIIYNKAPIMMRQLENLLGDAVFQEGIQDYIKTYQNTNADWNELVSILDEKSAGEIKNWSDVWVNSSGRPIFSEEIEYNEKGNVTKFIIHQNAEDGSRKVWTQSFKIQLKDARGYVKNINIKNMGKSFDITEATLDFKPGQVLYNTNGFGYGVFPIYKKEIGNYKYIKDEVSRGYQFINLYENMLIGKVTPLETFQVYLGAIKVEKNELISNYVSGRLQAIFWTFLTEKQRKSIQQQTESEIFGLLEKGFPKNIKKTLFGLYQAIAISNQGKENLYQIWKEEKTIKNLFLNEDDFTSLAMKLAIFKHPKATEILEVQQTRISNKDRLERFRWLLPSVSQDEIERDAFMRSLLQKEHREKESWVQVALNNIHHPLQHASSTKYLKSILEKLEEVQLTGDIFFPKGWLASSIGNYSSKEAFEILNSFLKDHPNYNPILLKKLLQTTDNLTRAQKIKN, via the coding sequence ATGAAAAATTATTTGTATTTCCCATTATTTGCTTTTTTTGTCATTTTAGTTTCTTGTCATAAAAAAAGTAATTCTAAAATAAAACTTGAAAAAGGAATTTCTTTTGAGTTGGCAAAATACAGAAAACAACAAATTACTGAGGTTACCTACAATTTAGATTTTAAAATCCCTAAAGAAAAGCAAGATCCAATAGCTTCTAGACTGCAAGTTAACTTCACTTTAAATGATTTAAAAAATGATGTGCTGTTAGATTTTAATGAAGCCACATCAAACTTAAAATCAATCAAAATAAATACGAACGTATCAGAAATTAAACACCAGAAAGAACATATCATTCTTGATAAAACAAAACTGAACGTAGGCAAAAATACGGTAGAAATAGTATTTGATGCTGGAGAAACATCTCTGAACAGAAATAACGAGTTTTTATACACTTTATTGGTTCCGGATAGAGCAAGCACCTTGTTTCCTTGTTTTGATCAGCCGGATATTAAAGCCAAGTACAATTTAAAAATTACAGCGCCGGCAAACTGGAAAGTTTTAGCAGGAGGTTTTGAAAAAAGCACAAAAGAAGAGGGCGATTTTACGGAACATACTTTTGCGACGTCAGATGTCATGAGTACCTATTTATTTTCTTTTGTAGCGGGCGTTTTTAAGGAGGAAACTAAAAACCCTGGTGCGTTTGATATGCGCTTCTTGTACAGAGAAAATAATAAGGAAAAGATAAAAGAAAGTGTCTCTGAGGTTTTTAAAATTCATCAAAATGCGCTTGAATTTTTAGAGGCTTACACACAAGTGAAATTTCCATTCCAAAAAATGGATTTTGCAGCAATTCCGCCTTTTCAATATGGAGGAATGGAGCATGTTGGCGCTATTCAATATCGGCAATCTTCCTTGTTTTTAGATAAAAACGCCACGCAAAACAGAAAGTTAGGCAGAGCAAAATTAATTGCACACGAAACTTCGCACATGTGGTTTGGCGATTTGGTGACCATGAAATGGTTTAATGATGTTTGGATGAAAGAGGTGTTTGCTAATTTTATGGCAGACAAAATTATCAATCCTGTGTTTCCTGAAGTGAATCATACCTTAAGTTTTATGATGACGCATTACCCAAGTGCATATTCTGAAGACCGAACAAAAGGTACGAATGCCATTCGTCAATATTTAGGAAATTTAAAGGATGCAGGTTCTATTTACGGAAGAATTATTTATAATAAAGCGCCAATTATGATGCGCCAGTTGGAGAATTTGCTGGGCGATGCTGTTTTTCAAGAAGGAATTCAAGACTACATAAAAACGTACCAAAATACGAATGCAGATTGGAATGAATTGGTCTCAATTTTGGATGAAAAATCAGCAGGGGAAATTAAAAATTGGTCTGATGTTTGGGTAAATTCGTCAGGAAGACCCATTTTTTCGGAAGAAATTGAATACAATGAAAAAGGGAATGTAACCAAATTTATCATTCATCAAAATGCAGAAGATGGTTCTAGAAAAGTTTGGACACAATCTTTTAAAATTCAACTAAAAGACGCTAGAGGATATGTAAAAAACATCAACATAAAAAATATGGGTAAATCTTTTGATATTACTGAGGCAACATTAGATTTTAAACCAGGTCAGGTTTTATACAATACAAACGGATTTGGGTATGGCGTTTTTCCTATTTACAAAAAAGAAATAGGAAATTATAAATACATCAAAGACGAGGTTTCAAGAGGCTATCAATTTATTAATTTGTATGAAAATATGCTGATAGGGAAGGTTACTCCTTTAGAAACTTTTCAAGTGTATTTAGGGGCGATTAAAGTGGAGAAAAACGAGTTGATTAGCAATTATGTGTCAGGAAGACTTCAAGCTATATTTTGGACTTTCCTTACAGAGAAGCAACGGAAAAGCATTCAGCAGCAAACAGAAAGCGAAATTTTTGGGTTGTTAGAAAAAGGGTTTCCTAAAAATATTAAAAAGACCTTATTCGGATTGTATCAGGCTATTGCTATTTCAAATCAAGGAAAAGAAAATTTATATCAAATTTGGAAAGAAGAAAAGACAATTAAAAACCTCTTTTTAAACGAAGATGATTTCACCTCTTTAGCCATGAAGTTAGCGATTTTTAAACATCCAAAAGCAACAGAAATTCTAGAAGTACAACAAACTAGAATTTCTAATAAGGATAGATTAGAACGTTTTAGGTGGTTGTTGCCTTCAGTATCTCAAGATGAAATTGAAAGAGATGCTTTTATGAGATCACTTTTACAAAAGGAGCATAGAGAAAAAGAATCTTGGGTACAAGTGGCGTTGAATAATATACATCATCCGTTGCAGCATGCATCGTCTACAAAATATTTAAAATCTATTTTAGAGAAGTTAGAAGAAGTGCAATTGACGGGCGATATTTTCTTTCCAAAAGGCTGGTTGGCAAGTTCCATCGGAAATTACTCATCAAAAGAAGCTTTTGAAATCTTGAATAGCTTCTTAAAAGACCATCCAAATTACAATCCGATTTTATTAAAAAAGTTGTTACAAACTACAGATAATTTAACGCGAGCTCAAAAAATTAAGAACTAA